The following nucleotide sequence is from Scyliorhinus torazame isolate Kashiwa2021f chromosome 4, sScyTor2.1, whole genome shotgun sequence.
TCCAATTCAATGATCCTGTTTATAGAACATTGAGCCATCCCATGGTCACTGGTGACGATTAAGTTTATTGTATCCCACAGTCCTGCTTTCTGAAGTTGTTCTACAAGGTAACCAAGCTTTAGATCAATATCTGCAATTACCTTATCCATGAGAGGGTTTTCAGGCCCTAAGTCATGGCCCGAACGATCAGGTTCTTCCCAGTACAACAAACCAAAATTAACAGGTTCTTTCCCTCTGAACCAGTCAATCAATTGAGCCAATCGATCCTCAAAAGGAACAGAGATGTTATAGATCATGTAGTGAGTTGGATACAAACCGTGTATTTGAACATCAGTACCAGGCCACATTACAGCTCCAGTCTTATGGCCTTGAATCTGGTTTGTAACCCAAAGTGGGTCGGCTTCATCCCACCAGACCGGATCAAATATATCCATTCCATCCAAAGAGAAGGTTTTATTTAAATTCTGATCGTACATTTCATTGGCTACAATCCCATGGTTCTCTGCATATAACCCAGTAACAAGTGTATAGTGGTTTGGATAGGTTTTTGTGATGAAAATATTTGTAACCTGATTTACATGAATACCATTTTCCATGATATACTTGAAGTGTGGTGTTGGAACTCTGTGGATGTAATCCCAACGAAATCCATCAAAAGATACCAGCAGCACCTTTGGTTGGTCGAGATGGAGAGATACAGCTTCAGTGAGAGTGAAGATAATTACAACCTTCCAAAGGCACATTTGCCAGACGTAAAGTGCCATGATGGGAAGTTATTTGCGGTCAGGTATTTTGACACCAGCTGCAACACAGAAAAAGCATCAATCAACTTTGactaaaattgctaatatctccatACTAGAGTTCAGAATATCAAAAACTCTTTCACCAAAATGTTTCTCACCCAATCTTGGAAATGCTTACTGTATTGGGGTAAAAATTCTCGAAATAGCTTTATCTCTCTGGTTCAGCTAGTTGAAAAGATCAACTGTGATGTCCCAATTGATATCAACTAACTGACTGCAGATAAGTAGGTAATTAGAAGTAGCAAGTACCCAAGAAATATATAGGTGTACATACATGGGTGAAATTTTCTGAGACCCTACACCACCACTAAGGCTTTGTATACAGCAAGTTAAAAATTGCAGGTGCATTTCTCAGGATTTTGCATGGATTATTCCACACAATTTTCCAATAAATCATCTGCTGCTTACAAGACCCATCCCTGCCCAGCATTTTAAGTCTCAGGAAATTTTGCCCATAGTCTATTCCAGGAATCATATTGAAAAATATTAACGCACTGCTCAATGTGATTCCATTTATTCATAGTATATAATTTGGCCTACATTTAAGGCAACTTGTCAAGGTGGCTGCCTGAAATCGGCAGCATTCAACTGTAATAGAAATGAGGCAGAGATTCCAATGAAAGAAAATAGCTTGCCGTTTCATAatgcctttcacatcctcagggtGCCCTGAAATACTTTACAACCAACAGAGTATTTGCATGAAAATGTGGATACTGTTATTAGCAAATCAATTTGTGTGTTCATTTGAATACGGAAATATATGTACAAACAGCAATATGACAGATGACCATTGAATCAGTTTTAGTGTTATCATGTTGATTTGGAGAGGTGTGGCAGCACAACTGaatctcatctgaaagacgacTGGCTGGATTCGCCATTCCTGAGACTTGGTGTTGACGCTGGGTcaggattcataagaacataagaactaggagcaggagtaggccatctggcccctcgagcctgctccgccattcaatgagatcatggctgatcttttgttcccgaacaccataacccgtaatccctttattcttcaaaaaactatctatcgttatcttaaaaacatttaatgaagtagcctctactgcttcactgggcaaggaattccatagattcacaaccctttgggtgaagaagttcctcctaaactcagtcctaaatctacttccccttattttgaggctagttctgctttcatccgccagtggaaacaacctgcccacatcgatcctatctattcccttcataattttatatgtttctataagatcccccctcatccttctaaattccaatgagtacacccaactggagctcctcacagaccgcatggttcggttggagcagcaattggatgcacttaggagcatgcaggtggcggaaagcgtcatagatcgcagttatataaatgtggtcacacccaaggtgcaggcagagaaatgggtgaccaccagaaagggcaggcagtcagtgcaggaatcccctgtggttgtccccctctcgaacaggtatacccctttggatactgtcgggggtgatagcctatcaggggaaaacagcagcagccagagcagtggcaccacggctggctctgatgttcagaagggagggtcaaagcgcagaagagcaatagtaataggggactctatagtcaggggcacagataggcgcttctgtggacatgaaagagactccaggatggtatgttgcctccctggtgccagggtccaggatgtctccaaacaggtagagggcatcctgaagggggagggcaaacaggcagaggtcgttgtacatattggtactaacgacataggcaggaaggggcatgaggtcctgcagcaggagttcagggagctaggcagaaagttaaaagacaggacctctagggttgtaatctcgggattactccctgtgccacgtgccagtgaggctagaaataggaagatagagcagctaaacacgtggctaaacagctggtgtaggagggagggtttccgttatctggagcactgggagctcttccggggcaggtgtgatctatataagaaggacgggttgcatctaaactggagaggcataaatatcctggccgcgaggtttgctagtgtcacacggcagggataaactagtatggcaggggggtgggcccgggagcaataggtcagaaggtgagagcattcagggagaactagggaatagggacagtgtggctctgaggcagagcagacagggagaagttgctgaacacagcgggtctggtggcctgaagtgcatatgttttaatgcaacaagtattatgggtaagacagatgaacttagagcttggattaatacttggaactatgatgttgttgccattacagagacctggttgagggaagggcgggattggcagctaaacgttccaggatttagatgtttcaggcgggatagagggggatgtaaaaggggtggcggagttgcgctactggttagggagaatatcacagctgtactgcgggaggacacctcagagggcagtgaggctatatgggtagagatcaggaataagaagggtgcagtcacaatgttgggggtttactacaggcctcccaacagccagcgggagatagaggagcagataggtagacagattttggaaaagagtaaaaacaacagggttatggtgatgggagacttcaacttccccaacattgactgggacccacttagtgccaagggcttagacggggcggagtttgtaaggagcatccaggagggcttcttaaaacaatatgtagacagtccaactagggaaggggcggtactggacctggtattggggaatgagcccggccaggtggtagaagtttcagtaggggagcatttcggtaacagtgaccacaattcagtaggttttaaagtgctggtggacaacatTAAGAGTGCTCCaaagatgaatgtgctaaattgggggaaggctaattataacaatattaggcgggatctgaagaacatagattggaggcggatatttgagggcaaatcaacatctgacatgtgagaggctttcaagtgtcagttgaaaggaattcaggaccagcatgttcctgtgaggaagaaggataaatacggcaattttcgggaaccttggataacgagagatattgtaggcctcgtcaaaaagaaaaaggaggcatttgtcagggctaaaaggctgggaacagacgaagcctgcgtggaatataaggaaagtaggaaggaacttaagcaaggagtcaggacggctagaaggggtcacgaaaagtcattggcaaatagggttaaagaaaatcccaaggctttttagacgtacataaaaagcaagagggtagccagggaaagggttggcccactgaaggataggcaagggaatctatgtgtggagccagaggaaatgggcgaggt
It contains:
- the enpp5 gene encoding ectonucleotide pyrophosphatase/phosphodiesterase family member 5 → MALYVWQMCLWKVVIIFTLTEAVSLHLDQPKVLLVSFDGFRWDYIHRVPTPHFKYIMENGIHVNQVTNIFITKTYPNHYTLVTGLYAENHGIVANEMYDQNLNKTFSLDGMDIFDPVWWDEADPLWVTNQIQGHKTGAVMWPGTDVQIHGLYPTHYMIYNISVPFEDRLAQLIDWFRGKEPVNFGLLYWEEPDRSGHDLGPENPLMDKVIADIDLKLGYLVEQLQKAGLWDTINLIVTSDHGMAQCSINRIIELDLYVDRELYTWIDFTPVSAILPKKGKYDEVYNALVNAHPNMTVYKKEDIPDRFHYKHNVRIQPIIAVADEGWTINQNKTAGKFTLGNHGYDNTIKSMHPIFIAHGPAFKKNFTKENMAIVDLYPLLCHILGIDPMPNNGTLKNVQELLVAEKVIITENLHVEIVSQDEINSRGSYAWLGILLGSVLVTGFLLAFVQQVTKSQMSGLNIHRGEMAQPLLST